The following proteins are co-located in the Nerophis ophidion isolate RoL-2023_Sa linkage group LG04, RoL_Noph_v1.0, whole genome shotgun sequence genome:
- the LOC133550636 gene encoding myoD family inhibitor domain-containing protein-like, whose product NPPGGPAGADGISQPETSPLLLDISPDACDADALGPPSSHVNQENYSKPVRNASESKTASNHVTKEDRCQPIRTQPHTNKSPIGAPVHRTAIYPGVSNAGTTWKCTCGNVGRTTPASAAPATQQPSTPVSQKVQRKLRSSLSMDSDSSRRSKGSSMGSQKPPLPEGGPVRSGGHVLLACVSAGDISALLIRLRLGWFPAGSAV is encoded by the coding sequence aatccTCCGGGTGGCCCAGCGGGGGCGGACGGGATCTCCCAGCCGGAGACGAGCCCCCTTCTGCTGGACATCAGCCCTGATGCCTGTGATGCCGACGCATTGGGACCGCCTTCCAGTCATGTGAACCAGGAGAACTACTCCAAGCCTGTAAGAAATGCCTCTGAATCCAAGACAGCTTCTAATCATGTGACCAAGGAGGATCGCTGCCAGCCGATACGAACTCAACCTCACACCAATAAAAGCCCAATCGGAGCACCGGTGCACCGCACCGCCATCTACCCGGGTGTCAGTAACGCGGGCACCACCTGGAAATGCACTTGCGGCAATGTCGGGAGAACGACGCCAGCTTCGGCCGCACCGGCGACCCAGCAGCCGTCCACGCCGGTTTCGCAGAAGGTGCAGCGAAAGTTGAGGTCCAGCTTGTCCATGGACAGCGACAGCAGCCGACGCAGCAAGGGAAGCTCCATGGGGTCGCAGAAACCGCCTTTAcctgaagggggtccggtccgatccggtggccatgtactgctcgcctgtgtatcggctggggacatctctgcgctgctgatccgcctccgcttgggatggtttcctgctggctccgctgtg